The following are encoded together in the Coffea arabica cultivar ET-39 chromosome 1c, Coffea Arabica ET-39 HiFi, whole genome shotgun sequence genome:
- the LOC113706200 gene encoding delta(12)-fatty-acid desaturase FAD2-like produces MKHTGTVSTMGAEGRTSAPTTRTVQTKNPINRAPHSKPPFTISDIRKAIPPHCFKKSLLRSFSYLVHDLTLVFLFYYIATTYFHLLPSPYNYLAWPIYWILQGCVFLGVWVIAHECGHHAFSDYQWVNDTVGLVIHSALMVPYFSWKYSHRRHHSNSGSIEHDEVFVPKPKSEIEWYYKYLNNSPGRVITLAVTLVLGWPLYLAINASGRQYDRFASHYDPYSPIYNARERLQIYISDVGVIVTIYVLYHSALAKGLAWLICIYVLPLLILNGIIVFITYLHHTHTSLPHYDSSEWDSLRGALATVDRDYGVLNKVFHNITDTHVAHHLFSTMPHYHAVEATEAMKPILGEYYQFDGTPVYKAMWREAKECLYVERGEEIKGVFWYKNKL; encoded by the coding sequence ATGAAGCACACAGGCACTGTATCAACAATGGGAGCCGAAGGCCGCACGTCAGCTCCAACAACCAGGACTGTACAAACGAAAAACCCCATCAATAGAGCCCCACACTCGAAGCCTCCCTTCACCATCAGTGATATCAGGAAAGCCATTCCACCTCACTGCTTTAAGAAATCACTCCTCCGCTCATTCTCCTATCTTGTTCATGACCTGACCTTGGTCTTTCTCTTCTACTACATTGCAACAACTTATTTCCATCTCCTTCCTTCTCCATACAACTATCTTGCCTGGCCTATTTACTGGATTCTTCAGGGCTGTGTTTTCCTTGGAGTTTGGGTCATTGCCCATGAATGCGGTCACCATGCATTCAGCGACTACCAATGGGTGAATGACACTGTTGGTCTTGTCATCCACTCCGCGCTTATGGTCCCCTACTTCTCGTGGAAATACAGCCATCGCCGCCACCACTCCAACAGTGGATCAATCGAACATGATGAAGTCTTTGTGCCGAAGCCAAAGTCCGAAATAGAGTGGTACTACAAGTACCTGAACAACTCTCCTGGCAGAGTCATCACTCTGGCAGTCACACTTGTATTGGGTTGGCCCTTGTACTTGGCCATCAATGCTTCAGGCAGACAATATGATCGTTTCGCAAGCCATTATGATCCTTATAGTCCAATCTATAATGCTCGCGAGAGGCTTCAAATCTACATTTCCGATGTTGGTGTCATTGTAACAATTTATGTGCTTTATCACAGCGCACTAGCAAAAGGGCTAGCCTGGCTTATATGCATCTATGTGCTACCGTTGCTCATTCTAAATGGAATCATTGTTTTCATCACATATCTGCACCACACTCACACTTCATTGCCACACTATGATTCATCTGAGTGGGATTCGCTGAGGGGCGCGCTGGCAACCGTTGATAGAGATTATGGTGTCTTGAACAAGGTTTTCCATAACATCACAGACACACATGTGGCTCATCATCTCTTTTCAACAATGCCACATTATCATGCAGTGGAGGCAACTGAAGCAATGAAGCCAATTCTGGGAGAGTATTACCAATTTGATGGCACTCCTGTCTACAAAGCAATGTGGAGGGAGGCAAAAGAGTGTCTTTATGTTGAGCGAGGTGAAGAAATCAAGGGTGTTTTTTGGTACAAGAATAAGCTTTGA